One window of Vespula pensylvanica isolate Volc-1 chromosome 17, ASM1446617v1, whole genome shotgun sequence genomic DNA carries:
- the LOC122635091 gene encoding solute carrier family 41 member 1-like yields the protein MSHVELRKRDLRKNNVRRKSIEGNFGFQKMVGLGSEELLGSDIADIAMELEINSDDESEESDKQRLIRSSITNEAVNNHIKKLTTQKVQVTTEDDNVWSISIQMFIPFLLAGFGMVAASLLLDVVQHWPVYQIVSEVYILVPALLGLKGNLEMTLASRLSTQANLGHMDTKKQQWTLIVGNLALIQCQAMVVGLLASLAAVVLGWVPEAHFDMHHGLLLCASALVTASVASFFLGLVMVAVILFSRHMNINPDNVATPIAASLGDLTTLALLSWIASILYHSIDNAPWIAPTLIFFCIVATPIWGYVAAKNPFTKEVLDYGWTPVISAMLISSLGGLILDYTISSYKGIAVFQLVINGVGGNLVAVQASRISTSLHKDFRAGSQIAPTICISPFHAFFAKGGHARTARVLLMMVIPGHLIFSYTISYLQAGHTSFTPIFIVAYLTVALLQVVLLLYIAQLMVVWMWTRGMDPDSSAIPYLTAAGDLIGTALLGIAFHILYAIGDGDSDVGD from the exons ATGAGTCATGTCGAGCTTCGAAAACGAGATTTACGAAAAAACAACGTTCGTCGTAAAAGTATAGAAGGAAATTTTGGATTCCAAAAAATGGTTGGCCTAGGTAGCGAAGAATTACTTGGTTCCGATATTGCCGATATCGCTATGGAATTGGAGATTAATTCTGACGATGAAAGCGAGGAAAGCGATAAGCAGAGATTAATACGATCTTCTATCACGAACGAAGCtgttaataatcatataaaaaagttaaCCACTCAGAAAGTTCAAGTTACAACAGAGGATGACAACGTTTGGTCCATATCTATTCAAATGTTTATACCGTTCCTACTTGCTGGTTTTGGTATGGTCGCAGCTAGCCTTCTATTAGATGTTGTTCAA CACTGGCCCGTCTATCAAATTGTTTCAGAAGTGTATATATTAGTCCCAGCATTGTTAGGTTTGAAAGGAAATTTGGAGATGACATTGGCTTCGCGCTTGTCCACTCAGGCCAATTTAGGTCATATGGATACGAAGAAACAACAATGGACACTGATCGTTGGAAATTTGGCTTTGATACAATGTCAAGCCATGGTGGTAGGCCTTTTGGCATCATTGGCTGCTGTTGTACTTGGTTGGGTTCCAGAAGCGCATTTCGATATGCATCATGGACTTTTATTATGCGCTAGTGCCTTGGTTACTGCTTCTGTAGCGAGCTTCTTTTTGGGACTTGTAATGGTCGCAGTAATATTATTCTCAAGACACATGAACATTAATCCTGATAACGTGGCTACGCCAATTGCAGCTTCTCTAGGAGATCTAACCACTCTAGCTCTCCTGTCATGGATCGCTTCTATCTTGTATCATTCGATAG ATAATGCTCCATGGATAGCGCcaactttaatatttttctgcaTCGTGGCAACGCCTATTTGGGGTTACGTCGCAGCAAAAAATCCGTTTACTAAAGAAGTATTGGATTATGGCTGGACCCCTGTGATATCTGCTATGCTTATTAGCAG CTTAGGTGGTCTGATATTAGATTACACGATATCCAGCTATAAAGGAATAGCTGTTTTTCAATTAGTTATAAATGGAGTCGGAGGGAACCTCGTTGCCGTCCAAGCTAGTAGAATTTCTACATCGTTACATAAAGATTTTCGAGCGGGCAGCCAAATTGCGCCTACTATTTGTATAAGTCCGTTTCATGCGTTTTTTGCTAAAg GAGGACATGCTAGGACTGCTAGAGTTCTATTAATGATGGTTATACCTGGCCATTTGATATTTAGTTATACCATAAGTTATCTACAAGCTGGCCATACATCTTTTACACCTATATTTATTGTCGCGTACTTGACGGTTGCATTGTTGcag gtagttttattattgtacATTGCTCAACTAATGGTAGTTTGGATGTGGACAAGAGGTATGGATCCTGATAGTTCAGCGATTCCATACTTGACTGCTGCAGGTGATCTGATAGGAACTGCACTCCTTGGAATCGCTTTCCATATACTTTATGCTATCGGAGATGGTGATTCGGACGTAGGAGACTGA
- the LOC122635099 gene encoding facilitated trehalose transporter Tret1-like isoform X3, giving the protein MDIDLPKEAPKGETSQHTTIEKSNLSERTRWRQWLASISATLSMVAVGTVYGWTTTSLSKLMSKDSDAPMRITEDESSWIVSLTVIGSMIGPFLGAYLADRYGRKRCLLFSSGFYIAGWTIVFFATSVSALYAARVILGIGVGVSYTTNPMYVSEVADVNIRGALGTLIAVNVFTGSLLTCSIGPWISYRTLVVVLLIIPIVFILTFIWFPESPHFLAARGRKAEASRSLAFFKGIRDRDEARRELELALQAGSNEDSRDNKIVADDRINKVASSSTSSSVTNGKEENGLKTVLNKVKLMLLPTNSRALCIILGLIAAQQLSGNFSTIQYLEVLFNRASVGIDSNIATILVLAVGLVSGACSTATVEGAGRRPLLIFSTLGSSITLAILAIYLMLDAKKFNVSSANFLPVVVVILFQVAFQIGLGTLPNALIGELFPTEVKGIAGAIVTVFDGVLGFAVSKLYQVIGDILGAYAVYYFFSASCLLAFFMVTFLLPETKGRTFREIQRLLAGNAKKMSSRRFDDLEEGKA; this is encoded by the exons ATGGAC atCGACCTACCTAAAGAAGCTCCAAAAGGCGAAACATCGCAACATACAACCATTGAAAAGTCCAATCTATCGGAGAGAACACGTTGGAGACAATGGCTAGCATCGATTTCag CGACTCTATCGATGGTAGCAGTTGGAACGGTTTATGGTTGGACAACGACGAGTCTTTCGAAGTTGATGTCGAAGGACAGCGACGCCCCAATGAGGATAACCGAGGACGAGTCATCTTGGATCGTATCGTTGACCGTGATTGGCTCGATGATCGGTCCCTTTTTGGGTGCCTATCTAGCTGATAGATACGGCCGAAAGAGGTGTCTATTGTTTTCTAGCGGATTTTACATCGCCGGCTGGACTATTGTATTTTTTGCAACATCGGTTTCGGCTCTCTACGCTGCCAGAGTTATTTTGGGTATTGGCGTTGGCGTTTCTTACACGACCAATCCGATGTACGTGTCCGAAGTGGCTGATGTAAACATTCGCGGAGCCCTAGGAACATTAATAGCGGTTAACGTCTTCACCGGGTCACTCTTGACCTGTAGCATAGGTCCATGGATCTCTTATCGTACTTTGGTCGTCGTACTACTGATCATCCCGATTGTATTCATCCTCACATTCATCTGGTTCCCCGAGAGTCCACATTTTCTAGCTGCTAGAGGCCGCAAGGCCGAAGCTTCGCGATCGTTAGCCTTCTTTAAAGGTATCAGAGACCGCGACGAGGCACGAAGAGAACTGGAGTTGGCTTTGCAAGCTGGCTCGAACGAGGACTCGAGGGATAACAAGATAGTAGCAGACGATCGAATTAACAAAGTTGCCTCTTCTTCCACCTCCTCGAGTGTAACCAacggtaaagaagaaaatggtcTGAAGACTGTCCTGAATAAAGTTAAACTAATGCTCCTGCCAACAAATAGTCGAGCTCTCTGTATAATTCTTGGCTTGATAGCTGCTCAACAACTAAGTGGCAACTTCAGTACCATACAATATTTAGAAGTATTATTCAATCGTGCCTCGGTAGGCATAGATTCGAACATCGCAACTATACTGGTATTAGCCGTTGGTTTGGTATCGGGTGCGTGTTCAACCGCGACCGTCGAAGGTGCAGGAAGACGGCCATTACTTATATTCTCAACGTTGGGCTCATCGATCACTTTAGCCATTCTAGCGATATACTTGATGTTGGACGCTAAAAAATTCAACGTATCCTCCGCTAATTTTCTTCCCGTCGTCGTAGTGATACTCTTTCAAGTGGCATTTCAAATAGGATTGGGTACTCTACCTAACGCATTGATCGGTGAACTTTTCCCAACGGAAGTTAAGGGAATAGCCGGTGCCATTGTTACTGTGTTCGACGGTGTCCTTGGTTTCGCAGTGTCTAAACTTTATCAAGTGATTGGCGACATACTCGGTGCTTACGcagtttattatttcttctctgcTTCATGCTTGCTAGCATTCTTTATGGTGACGTTTCTATTACCGGAAACCAAAGGTAGAACCTTTCGTGAGATTCAACGATTATTGGCTGGCAATGCGAAAAAGATGTCGTCTCGTCGTTTCGACGATTTAGAGGAAGGTAAAGCGTGA
- the LOC122635099 gene encoding facilitated trehalose transporter Tret1-like isoform X2 — protein sequence MTGTTDPLIDLPKEAPKGETSQHTTIEKSNLSERTRWRQWLASISATLSMVAVGTVYGWTTTSLSKLMSKDSDAPMRITEDESSWIVSLTVIGSMIGPFLGAYLADRYGRKRCLLFSSGFYIAGWTIVFFATSVSALYAARVILGIGVGVSYTTNPMYVSEVADVNIRGALGTLIAVNVFTGSLLTCSIGPWISYRTLVVVLLIIPIVFILTFIWFPESPHFLAARGRKAEASRSLAFFKGIRDRDEARRELELALQAGSNEDSRDNKIVADDRINKVASSSTSSSVTNGKEENGLKTVLNKVKLMLLPTNSRALCIILGLIAAQQLSGNFSTIQYLEVLFNRASVGIDSNIATILVLAVGLVSGACSTATVEGAGRRPLLIFSTLGSSITLAILAIYLMLDAKKFNVSSANFLPVVVVILFQVAFQIGLGTLPNALIGELFPTEVKGIAGAIVTVFDGVLGFAVSKLYQVIGDILGAYAVYYFFSASCLLAFFMVTFLLPETKGRTFREIQRLLAGNAKKMSSRRFDDLEEGKA from the exons ATGACGGGCACAACTGATCCCTTG atCGACCTACCTAAAGAAGCTCCAAAAGGCGAAACATCGCAACATACAACCATTGAAAAGTCCAATCTATCGGAGAGAACACGTTGGAGACAATGGCTAGCATCGATTTCag CGACTCTATCGATGGTAGCAGTTGGAACGGTTTATGGTTGGACAACGACGAGTCTTTCGAAGTTGATGTCGAAGGACAGCGACGCCCCAATGAGGATAACCGAGGACGAGTCATCTTGGATCGTATCGTTGACCGTGATTGGCTCGATGATCGGTCCCTTTTTGGGTGCCTATCTAGCTGATAGATACGGCCGAAAGAGGTGTCTATTGTTTTCTAGCGGATTTTACATCGCCGGCTGGACTATTGTATTTTTTGCAACATCGGTTTCGGCTCTCTACGCTGCCAGAGTTATTTTGGGTATTGGCGTTGGCGTTTCTTACACGACCAATCCGATGTACGTGTCCGAAGTGGCTGATGTAAACATTCGCGGAGCCCTAGGAACATTAATAGCGGTTAACGTCTTCACCGGGTCACTCTTGACCTGTAGCATAGGTCCATGGATCTCTTATCGTACTTTGGTCGTCGTACTACTGATCATCCCGATTGTATTCATCCTCACATTCATCTGGTTCCCCGAGAGTCCACATTTTCTAGCTGCTAGAGGCCGCAAGGCCGAAGCTTCGCGATCGTTAGCCTTCTTTAAAGGTATCAGAGACCGCGACGAGGCACGAAGAGAACTGGAGTTGGCTTTGCAAGCTGGCTCGAACGAGGACTCGAGGGATAACAAGATAGTAGCAGACGATCGAATTAACAAAGTTGCCTCTTCTTCCACCTCCTCGAGTGTAACCAacggtaaagaagaaaatggtcTGAAGACTGTCCTGAATAAAGTTAAACTAATGCTCCTGCCAACAAATAGTCGAGCTCTCTGTATAATTCTTGGCTTGATAGCTGCTCAACAACTAAGTGGCAACTTCAGTACCATACAATATTTAGAAGTATTATTCAATCGTGCCTCGGTAGGCATAGATTCGAACATCGCAACTATACTGGTATTAGCCGTTGGTTTGGTATCGGGTGCGTGTTCAACCGCGACCGTCGAAGGTGCAGGAAGACGGCCATTACTTATATTCTCAACGTTGGGCTCATCGATCACTTTAGCCATTCTAGCGATATACTTGATGTTGGACGCTAAAAAATTCAACGTATCCTCCGCTAATTTTCTTCCCGTCGTCGTAGTGATACTCTTTCAAGTGGCATTTCAAATAGGATTGGGTACTCTACCTAACGCATTGATCGGTGAACTTTTCCCAACGGAAGTTAAGGGAATAGCCGGTGCCATTGTTACTGTGTTCGACGGTGTCCTTGGTTTCGCAGTGTCTAAACTTTATCAAGTGATTGGCGACATACTCGGTGCTTACGcagtttattatttcttctctgcTTCATGCTTGCTAGCATTCTTTATGGTGACGTTTCTATTACCGGAAACCAAAGGTAGAACCTTTCGTGAGATTCAACGATTATTGGCTGGCAATGCGAAAAAGATGTCGTCTCGTCGTTTCGACGATTTAGAGGAAGGTAAAGCGTGA
- the LOC122635099 gene encoding facilitated trehalose transporter Tret1-like isoform X1 gives MRSSLSLVTWKSLLSFNFYFAFPPTSSHPIPSVLVKIISPLLFLLFFLLSRQFSRKTLEKQRLFIDLPKEAPKGETSQHTTIEKSNLSERTRWRQWLASISATLSMVAVGTVYGWTTTSLSKLMSKDSDAPMRITEDESSWIVSLTVIGSMIGPFLGAYLADRYGRKRCLLFSSGFYIAGWTIVFFATSVSALYAARVILGIGVGVSYTTNPMYVSEVADVNIRGALGTLIAVNVFTGSLLTCSIGPWISYRTLVVVLLIIPIVFILTFIWFPESPHFLAARGRKAEASRSLAFFKGIRDRDEARRELELALQAGSNEDSRDNKIVADDRINKVASSSTSSSVTNGKEENGLKTVLNKVKLMLLPTNSRALCIILGLIAAQQLSGNFSTIQYLEVLFNRASVGIDSNIATILVLAVGLVSGACSTATVEGAGRRPLLIFSTLGSSITLAILAIYLMLDAKKFNVSSANFLPVVVVILFQVAFQIGLGTLPNALIGELFPTEVKGIAGAIVTVFDGVLGFAVSKLYQVIGDILGAYAVYYFFSASCLLAFFMVTFLLPETKGRTFREIQRLLAGNAKKMSSRRFDDLEEGKA, from the exons ATGCGATCTAGTTTATCACTTGTGACGTGGAAAAGTCTGTTAtccttcaatttttatttcgcctTTCCACCAACCAGTTCCCACCCCATTCCCTCCGTCCTCGTAAAAATCATATCtccccttcttttcctccttttctttcttctttcacgcCAATTTTCTCGAAAGACACTCGAAAAACAACGACTTTTc atCGACCTACCTAAAGAAGCTCCAAAAGGCGAAACATCGCAACATACAACCATTGAAAAGTCCAATCTATCGGAGAGAACACGTTGGAGACAATGGCTAGCATCGATTTCag CGACTCTATCGATGGTAGCAGTTGGAACGGTTTATGGTTGGACAACGACGAGTCTTTCGAAGTTGATGTCGAAGGACAGCGACGCCCCAATGAGGATAACCGAGGACGAGTCATCTTGGATCGTATCGTTGACCGTGATTGGCTCGATGATCGGTCCCTTTTTGGGTGCCTATCTAGCTGATAGATACGGCCGAAAGAGGTGTCTATTGTTTTCTAGCGGATTTTACATCGCCGGCTGGACTATTGTATTTTTTGCAACATCGGTTTCGGCTCTCTACGCTGCCAGAGTTATTTTGGGTATTGGCGTTGGCGTTTCTTACACGACCAATCCGATGTACGTGTCCGAAGTGGCTGATGTAAACATTCGCGGAGCCCTAGGAACATTAATAGCGGTTAACGTCTTCACCGGGTCACTCTTGACCTGTAGCATAGGTCCATGGATCTCTTATCGTACTTTGGTCGTCGTACTACTGATCATCCCGATTGTATTCATCCTCACATTCATCTGGTTCCCCGAGAGTCCACATTTTCTAGCTGCTAGAGGCCGCAAGGCCGAAGCTTCGCGATCGTTAGCCTTCTTTAAAGGTATCAGAGACCGCGACGAGGCACGAAGAGAACTGGAGTTGGCTTTGCAAGCTGGCTCGAACGAGGACTCGAGGGATAACAAGATAGTAGCAGACGATCGAATTAACAAAGTTGCCTCTTCTTCCACCTCCTCGAGTGTAACCAacggtaaagaagaaaatggtcTGAAGACTGTCCTGAATAAAGTTAAACTAATGCTCCTGCCAACAAATAGTCGAGCTCTCTGTATAATTCTTGGCTTGATAGCTGCTCAACAACTAAGTGGCAACTTCAGTACCATACAATATTTAGAAGTATTATTCAATCGTGCCTCGGTAGGCATAGATTCGAACATCGCAACTATACTGGTATTAGCCGTTGGTTTGGTATCGGGTGCGTGTTCAACCGCGACCGTCGAAGGTGCAGGAAGACGGCCATTACTTATATTCTCAACGTTGGGCTCATCGATCACTTTAGCCATTCTAGCGATATACTTGATGTTGGACGCTAAAAAATTCAACGTATCCTCCGCTAATTTTCTTCCCGTCGTCGTAGTGATACTCTTTCAAGTGGCATTTCAAATAGGATTGGGTACTCTACCTAACGCATTGATCGGTGAACTTTTCCCAACGGAAGTTAAGGGAATAGCCGGTGCCATTGTTACTGTGTTCGACGGTGTCCTTGGTTTCGCAGTGTCTAAACTTTATCAAGTGATTGGCGACATACTCGGTGCTTACGcagtttattatttcttctctgcTTCATGCTTGCTAGCATTCTTTATGGTGACGTTTCTATTACCGGAAACCAAAGGTAGAACCTTTCGTGAGATTCAACGATTATTGGCTGGCAATGCGAAAAAGATGTCGTCTCGTCGTTTCGACGATTTAGAGGAAGGTAAAGCGTGA
- the LOC122635099 gene encoding facilitated trehalose transporter Tret1-like isoform X4, protein MVAVGTVYGWTTTSLSKLMSKDSDAPMRITEDESSWIVSLTVIGSMIGPFLGAYLADRYGRKRCLLFSSGFYIAGWTIVFFATSVSALYAARVILGIGVGVSYTTNPMYVSEVADVNIRGALGTLIAVNVFTGSLLTCSIGPWISYRTLVVVLLIIPIVFILTFIWFPESPHFLAARGRKAEASRSLAFFKGIRDRDEARRELELALQAGSNEDSRDNKIVADDRINKVASSSTSSSVTNGKEENGLKTVLNKVKLMLLPTNSRALCIILGLIAAQQLSGNFSTIQYLEVLFNRASVGIDSNIATILVLAVGLVSGACSTATVEGAGRRPLLIFSTLGSSITLAILAIYLMLDAKKFNVSSANFLPVVVVILFQVAFQIGLGTLPNALIGELFPTEVKGIAGAIVTVFDGVLGFAVSKLYQVIGDILGAYAVYYFFSASCLLAFFMVTFLLPETKGRTFREIQRLLAGNAKKMSSRRFDDLEEGKA, encoded by the coding sequence ATGGTAGCAGTTGGAACGGTTTATGGTTGGACAACGACGAGTCTTTCGAAGTTGATGTCGAAGGACAGCGACGCCCCAATGAGGATAACCGAGGACGAGTCATCTTGGATCGTATCGTTGACCGTGATTGGCTCGATGATCGGTCCCTTTTTGGGTGCCTATCTAGCTGATAGATACGGCCGAAAGAGGTGTCTATTGTTTTCTAGCGGATTTTACATCGCCGGCTGGACTATTGTATTTTTTGCAACATCGGTTTCGGCTCTCTACGCTGCCAGAGTTATTTTGGGTATTGGCGTTGGCGTTTCTTACACGACCAATCCGATGTACGTGTCCGAAGTGGCTGATGTAAACATTCGCGGAGCCCTAGGAACATTAATAGCGGTTAACGTCTTCACCGGGTCACTCTTGACCTGTAGCATAGGTCCATGGATCTCTTATCGTACTTTGGTCGTCGTACTACTGATCATCCCGATTGTATTCATCCTCACATTCATCTGGTTCCCCGAGAGTCCACATTTTCTAGCTGCTAGAGGCCGCAAGGCCGAAGCTTCGCGATCGTTAGCCTTCTTTAAAGGTATCAGAGACCGCGACGAGGCACGAAGAGAACTGGAGTTGGCTTTGCAAGCTGGCTCGAACGAGGACTCGAGGGATAACAAGATAGTAGCAGACGATCGAATTAACAAAGTTGCCTCTTCTTCCACCTCCTCGAGTGTAACCAacggtaaagaagaaaatggtcTGAAGACTGTCCTGAATAAAGTTAAACTAATGCTCCTGCCAACAAATAGTCGAGCTCTCTGTATAATTCTTGGCTTGATAGCTGCTCAACAACTAAGTGGCAACTTCAGTACCATACAATATTTAGAAGTATTATTCAATCGTGCCTCGGTAGGCATAGATTCGAACATCGCAACTATACTGGTATTAGCCGTTGGTTTGGTATCGGGTGCGTGTTCAACCGCGACCGTCGAAGGTGCAGGAAGACGGCCATTACTTATATTCTCAACGTTGGGCTCATCGATCACTTTAGCCATTCTAGCGATATACTTGATGTTGGACGCTAAAAAATTCAACGTATCCTCCGCTAATTTTCTTCCCGTCGTCGTAGTGATACTCTTTCAAGTGGCATTTCAAATAGGATTGGGTACTCTACCTAACGCATTGATCGGTGAACTTTTCCCAACGGAAGTTAAGGGAATAGCCGGTGCCATTGTTACTGTGTTCGACGGTGTCCTTGGTTTCGCAGTGTCTAAACTTTATCAAGTGATTGGCGACATACTCGGTGCTTACGcagtttattatttcttctctgcTTCATGCTTGCTAGCATTCTTTATGGTGACGTTTCTATTACCGGAAACCAAAGGTAGAACCTTTCGTGAGATTCAACGATTATTGGCTGGCAATGCGAAAAAGATGTCGTCTCGTCGTTTCGACGATTTAGAGGAAGGTAAAGCGTGA